A genomic window from Massilia sp. METH4 includes:
- a CDS encoding glycosyltransferase family 4 protein encodes MKKIVMIGTRFDTMGGISSVVNVYRAAGLFDRYNIRYIATHCDGGKFAKLRISVGALLTFLWLLISGQVDLAHIHVSSRASFWRKLPFFTLAHLAGRATIVHLHSGAFHHFYDKCSSRGKAAIRYMFDNASRVIVLSDTWKTWAQTISTNRAIVAIYNPVQVPPETRSLRNAAPVVLMLGRIGQPKGSYDLLEATVPLAAAVPALQLRLGGDGDLERASARAAELGIARNVNLLGWVVGDAKHRELATARVYVLPSYNEGLPMSVLEAMAAGLPVVTTPVGGIPEAVTDGVEGYLIQPGDQEALRARVEALLRDDELAERMGQAARRKIQTTFSVEAILPRIEAIYAELGITRAAPVLATRPLTEKQ; translated from the coding sequence ATGAAAAAAATCGTCATGATCGGTACTCGCTTCGACACGATGGGCGGTATCTCGTCGGTGGTCAACGTGTACCGGGCTGCCGGGCTGTTCGACCGATACAATATTCGCTACATCGCCACCCATTGCGACGGCGGCAAGTTCGCCAAGCTCCGCATCTCGGTCGGGGCCTTGCTGACTTTCCTGTGGCTGCTGATCAGCGGCCAGGTCGACCTTGCGCATATCCACGTGTCGTCGCGTGCGAGCTTCTGGCGCAAGCTGCCATTCTTCACGCTCGCCCATCTGGCGGGGAGGGCGACGATCGTGCACCTGCACAGCGGTGCGTTCCACCATTTCTATGACAAATGCTCGTCACGCGGGAAGGCGGCGATCCGCTACATGTTCGACAATGCTTCCCGCGTCATCGTCTTGTCCGACACGTGGAAGACCTGGGCACAGACGATCAGCACGAACCGCGCAATTGTCGCCATCTACAATCCGGTGCAGGTCCCGCCGGAGACGCGCTCGCTGCGCAATGCTGCGCCGGTGGTGCTGATGCTGGGCCGCATCGGCCAGCCAAAAGGCAGTTACGATCTGCTCGAAGCGACGGTGCCGCTGGCGGCGGCCGTTCCGGCGCTGCAACTGCGCCTCGGTGGCGACGGCGACCTGGAGCGGGCTTCCGCCCGGGCGGCCGAGCTGGGCATTGCCCGGAACGTGAATCTGCTGGGCTGGGTGGTCGGCGATGCCAAGCACCGCGAGCTTGCAACGGCCCGGGTGTATGTGCTGCCTTCCTATAACGAAGGCTTGCCGATGAGCGTGCTCGAAGCGATGGCCGCGGGCTTGCCTGTGGTCACCACTCCGGTCGGCGGGATTCCGGAAGCGGTGACCGACGGCGTGGAAGGCTACCTGATTCAGCCAGGCGACCAGGAGGCCCTGCGCGCGCGCGTCGAAGCACTGCTGCGGGACGATGAACTTGCCGAGCGGATGGGCCAGGCGGCACGGCGCAAGATCCAGACCACTTTCTCCGTCGAAGCGATCTTGCCGCGCATCGAAGCCATTTATGCCGAACTGGGTATCACGCGCGCCGCGCCGGTACTCGCGACGCGGCCGTTGACGGAGAAGCAATGA
- a CDS encoding alginate lyase family protein encodes MWRVQQIAQKKASKIGLGLAMAPPAPRLDKTGAVFIGEAAEGVDLPSLRAAADAILAGRWNVFAMHGLQLGFPPQWNRDPKTGTVAPMKLGKAIDYRRESVVGDIKYLWEPSRHLELVTLALAWRATNEQRYAAGARLLLESWFDQCPYPRGVHWTSSLELAVRLLNWAFAWQLLGGAGSAMFRGEDGMRFQRRWLDNIYQHCHFIRGYLSHHSSANNHLFGEYMGLFVASVQWPCWTESARWEAFARRGLEVEALKQNTADGVNKEQAIYYQHEVMDMMLLCHHIGAANGAGFSSAFLGRLERLAEFVAAMMDVGGNVPMTGDADDAQMVRLSHEAGWSPYRSLLASCALLFQRGDFKRKAGRLDDKNRWLFGANGMAAWAALAEAPEQPVLAFPEGGYYLLGKDFGTPDEVRIVVDCAPLGYLSIAAHGHADALAFTLSAGGEELLIDPGTYAYHTQKAWRDYFRSTAAHNTVQVDGQDQSEIGGNFMWLKKANAKALAHVASGAVQQFEGEHDGYRRLQDPVLHRRKIHFDATCNAIVVKDILECRGDHDIALHWHFAEGCRVETTGTELVVNARSKALRMQCTLPGAAELLRCSEAPIGGWISRTFDEKAAITTAVWRGKIHGKTEIETRITLA; translated from the coding sequence GTGTGGCGCGTGCAGCAAATCGCCCAGAAGAAGGCGAGCAAGATCGGGCTCGGCCTGGCGATGGCGCCGCCCGCGCCGCGGCTGGACAAGACCGGCGCGGTCTTCATCGGCGAGGCGGCGGAAGGCGTGGATCTGCCGTCGCTGCGCGCCGCGGCGGACGCAATCCTGGCCGGACGGTGGAACGTCTTCGCCATGCATGGGCTGCAACTTGGTTTCCCGCCGCAATGGAATCGCGACCCGAAGACGGGCACCGTGGCGCCGATGAAGCTGGGCAAGGCCATCGACTATCGCCGCGAATCGGTCGTCGGCGACATCAAGTACTTGTGGGAACCCAGCCGGCACCTCGAGCTTGTGACGCTGGCGCTCGCCTGGCGCGCCACGAACGAGCAGCGTTACGCCGCCGGCGCCCGCCTGCTGCTCGAATCGTGGTTCGACCAGTGTCCTTATCCGCGCGGCGTGCATTGGACCAGCTCCCTGGAACTCGCGGTGCGGCTCTTGAACTGGGCGTTTGCCTGGCAATTGCTGGGTGGTGCCGGCAGCGCCATGTTCCGCGGCGAGGATGGCATGCGGTTCCAGCGGCGCTGGCTGGACAATATCTACCAGCATTGCCACTTCATCCGCGGTTACCTGTCGCATCATTCCTCGGCCAACAATCACCTGTTCGGCGAGTACATGGGCCTGTTCGTAGCCAGCGTGCAATGGCCGTGCTGGACTGAAAGCGCTCGTTGGGAAGCCTTCGCGCGCCGCGGACTGGAGGTCGAGGCGCTCAAGCAGAACACTGCCGATGGCGTCAACAAGGAGCAGGCCATCTATTACCAGCACGAAGTGATGGACATGATGCTGCTGTGCCATCATATCGGCGCGGCCAACGGCGCGGGGTTCTCCAGTGCCTTCCTGGGGCGCCTGGAGCGGCTCGCCGAATTCGTCGCAGCGATGATGGATGTCGGCGGCAACGTGCCGATGACGGGCGATGCCGACGATGCGCAAATGGTCAGGTTGTCCCACGAGGCGGGCTGGAGCCCTTATCGTTCGCTGCTGGCCAGTTGCGCCCTGCTGTTCCAGCGGGGCGACTTCAAGCGCAAGGCCGGCCGGCTCGACGACAAGAACCGCTGGCTGTTCGGTGCGAACGGCATGGCCGCATGGGCGGCGCTGGCCGAGGCTCCCGAGCAGCCGGTGCTGGCGTTTCCCGAGGGCGGGTACTACTTGTTGGGCAAGGATTTCGGCACCCCCGACGAGGTCCGGATCGTCGTCGACTGTGCACCGCTCGGTTACCTGTCCATCGCGGCGCACGGCCATGCCGATGCGCTGGCCTTTACCCTGTCAGCCGGCGGTGAAGAACTGCTGATCGATCCCGGCACCTATGCGTATCACACGCAGAAGGCCTGGCGTGACTATTTCCGCAGCACGGCCGCCCACAATACGGTCCAGGTCGACGGGCAGGACCAGTCGGAAATCGGCGGCAATTTCATGTGGTTGAAAAAAGCCAACGCCAAGGCGCTGGCGCACGTGGCTTCCGGGGCCGTGCAGCAGTTCGAAGGGGAGCACGATGGTTACCGCCGGTTACAGGACCCCGTATTGCACCGCCGCAAAATACATTTTGATGCAACTTGTAATGCTATTGTTGTAAAAGATATACTAGAATGTCGGGGCGATCATGATATCGCCTTGCACTGGCACTTTGCCGAAGGCTGCCGGGTGGAGACAACTGGAACGGAACTTGTCGTGAACGCCCGGAGCAAGGCGCTGCGCATGCAGTGCACCTTGCCTGGCGCCGCCGAATTGCTGCGCTGCAGCGAGGCACCGATCGGTGGGTGGATCTCGCGCACGTTTGACGAAAAGGCGGCCATTACGACGGCCGTCTGGCGCGGCAAGATTCACGGCAAGACCGAAATCGAAACCCGGATCACGCTGGCGTGA
- a CDS encoding nucleotide sugar dehydrogenase translates to MKISIFGLGYVGAVSAGCLATDGHEVIGVDPNQTKVDLINKGTTPIIEKDIGEMIAKTVKEGQLRATTDVRDAVLNSDMSLICVGTPSQLNGNLDLSHVRKVCEQIGAAIKEKDGFHVVVARSTMLPGSMTSVVIPSLEQASGKKAGVDFGVCNNPEFLREGTAVYDYYHPPKTVIGETDERAGEMLVKLYEKMDAPLVRTDVATAEMVKYTDNTWHAVKVAFANEIGNICKAVGIDGHKVMEIFCQDTKLNLSPYYMKPGFAFGGSCLPKDVRALTYKARSLDLELPLLDSILPSNRKQVEKGVKMIVDKGTRKIGILGFSFKAGTDDLRESPLVDVIEHLLGKGYELKLYDKNVNLAALTGANQDYILNHIPHISKLMVDSMEEVLAFADTVVIGNGAAEFKQVPGMLKDGQTIVDLVRISKEQSGGQYDGICW, encoded by the coding sequence TTGAAAATCAGCATCTTTGGCCTGGGCTACGTGGGGGCGGTGTCTGCCGGCTGCCTGGCAACCGACGGACATGAAGTGATCGGCGTCGACCCGAACCAGACGAAAGTCGACCTGATCAACAAAGGCACCACGCCGATCATCGAGAAGGACATCGGCGAGATGATCGCGAAGACCGTCAAGGAAGGCCAGCTGCGGGCCACCACCGACGTGCGCGATGCGGTGCTGAACAGCGACATGTCGCTGATCTGCGTGGGCACGCCGTCCCAGCTCAACGGTAACCTGGACCTGTCGCACGTGCGCAAGGTCTGCGAACAGATCGGTGCGGCCATCAAGGAAAAGGATGGCTTCCATGTCGTGGTGGCCCGCAGCACGATGCTGCCGGGCTCCATGACCTCGGTCGTGATCCCGTCGCTGGAACAGGCGTCGGGCAAGAAAGCCGGCGTCGACTTCGGCGTCTGCAACAACCCCGAATTCCTGCGCGAAGGCACCGCGGTCTACGATTACTACCACCCGCCGAAGACGGTCATCGGTGAAACCGACGAACGCGCCGGCGAGATGCTGGTGAAGCTGTACGAAAAAATGGACGCGCCGCTGGTGCGCACCGACGTGGCGACGGCCGAGATGGTCAAGTACACGGACAATACGTGGCACGCCGTGAAGGTGGCATTCGCCAACGAGATCGGCAATATCTGCAAGGCGGTCGGCATCGATGGCCACAAGGTCATGGAAATCTTCTGCCAGGACACCAAGCTGAACCTGTCGCCGTACTACATGAAGCCGGGCTTCGCCTTCGGCGGTTCGTGCCTGCCGAAGGACGTGCGCGCGCTGACCTACAAGGCCCGCTCGCTGGACCTGGAACTGCCACTGCTGGACTCGATCCTGCCATCGAACCGCAAGCAGGTGGAGAAGGGCGTCAAGATGATCGTCGACAAGGGCACCCGCAAGATCGGCATCCTGGGCTTCTCGTTCAAGGCCGGCACCGACGACCTGCGCGAATCGCCGCTGGTCGACGTGATCGAGCACCTGCTGGGCAAGGGCTACGAACTGAAGCTGTACGACAAGAACGTGAACCTGGCGGCCCTGACCGGCGCCAACCAGGACTACATCCTGAACCACATTCCGCACATCTCCAAGCTGATGGTCGATTCGATGGAAGAAGTGCTGGCATTCGCCGACACCGTCGTGATCGGCAACGGCGCGGCCGAGTTCAAGCAGGTGCCGGGCATGCTGAAGGATGGCCAGACCATCGTCGATCTCGTGCGCATCAGCAAGGAGCAGAGCGGAGGCCAGTACGATGGCATCTGCTGGTAA